A genomic segment from Nicotiana sylvestris chromosome 1, ASM39365v2, whole genome shotgun sequence encodes:
- the LOC104234714 gene encoding uncharacterized protein isoform X4: MGNLSWLALQETFPKVRPRCEAPRRDMMYPMNYTPCHYVRISCLRGSPIAIFFVQLIGITVTGLEPEFQPIFNYLLPHIISSKQDDNDMHLQLLQDITNRLGVFLPQLEADLNSFSEASEYATRFLAMLAGPLYPILRIVKEREMARSVGSISESEALRNSQSAIALTVSSNFEPRRSRNMSSLNFPTSCYLAFRPDAIFILLRKAYKDSNLGNICRVASGILLKFLDPIKAPEASLSCSEITTSVPDEGSQSEPCTPASFADYSDLFGDEFQIPEYQWDSKFTNVLDIGLVEEGILHVLYACVSQPLLCSKLAENTSDFWLALPLVQALLPALRPSINSSDPIDEDLSLWKQPFVQKALSQIVGTSSSSVYRPLLRACAGYLSSFSPSNGRAACVLIDLCSGVLAPWMPQVIAKIDLALDLLEDLLPVIQCARHSFARARAALKYIVLALSGVMDDILVKYKDAKHQMLFLVEMLEPYLDPAITPVQSIIAFGNVSSVFLEKQEKNCAIALNVIRIAVQKSAVLPSLEAEWRRRSVAPSVLLSVLEPHMQLPSDVDLRQSPSAELLGPQLLNVSPCSGGASSRSGGHDDSDAKVDSDMTAQADMPEEVSLLFAPPELNRISLVSGSLEKKCTDLSSDVKKEVNHIDEQATNNQFDNGALSASDYTVEYSNLHADYFQLVSYRDCQMKASEFRRLAMDLHSQCEITPEGHDAAIDALLLAAECYVNPFFMMSSRDSSSIMNKLSTKKPSKNHEVSVLRNLFEEDNDFKIVADLERKRDKFVLEIILEAAELDRKYQQNLDGEYPTPYVEGNDEKLELSQQDIKSADAITLLRQNQALLCDFLIHCLQKEEHPTHEILLQILLFLLHSGTRLNCPPELVVDTIIKSAEHLNQQLRSFYYQLKEGTGQLNEQKLQAVRRRWILLQRLIIASSGCDEVSELSINYRSGFRFANLVPASAWLQKIPAFSSSTSPLARFLGWMAISRNAKQYQKERLFLISDLPQLTYLLSIFSDELAVIGYLEKKDDKKIEESGSNSNSRKGAESCSPQSGDQSFSVIYPDIRQFFPSLQKDFEVFGESILEAVALQLRSLSPAIVPDLLCWFSDFCLWPFVQEENQFSCRKSSGFAKGFVAKNAKAIVFYVLEAIVAEHMEAVVPEVPTLMQVLVSLCRSSYCDVSFLRSVLQLLKPIISYSLGKCAANENLVSDDSCLNLEALCFDELFDIIKDENHSTPREDGLCRAMPIFVLASVFPDLSFRRKVELLQSSISCADFASCGPTTSFHDYLCAYQALVGNCRVLLLETLRAWGVIPCTISQLSETDISAPCDDRSEQYSTFLSDICCCSTEMNETNMDDNAVVNKKSQLKAVEVGMVLKDLEALISKLNSNIERCFRIHHKLAKSLALVSAESFVYSRCLTLVAEKVPVSEGSEEGILLKTESISDFTYCWKISLEGLAETILVLQENHLWELASVILGSVLAVPQHFSLDSVIGNVCSAVKNFLHGAPSITWRLHSDQWISMLFERGIHSYHECQGSLIDLFSFMLCHPEPEQRFIALKHLGKLISQDGHSGSALLCSSIRDKVTLSVSESSACEPIISAIVSGSWDQVALLASSDPSQRLRIHAMALLVNYVPFSERRNLQSFLAAADTVLQCLTKLSQPTCEGPLAQLSMLLFASACLYSPVEDISLIPENIWSSVESFALGGNERVPVSLEKRICQALCRLRNEGDEAKEMLKEALSSNSQQQIDPDFGHTRETILQVIADLSAVNSYFDFFSKECDQKVLELEEAEIEMELLQKEKAMQELSAEFKDLHQLPFLTDSARQDNRLQQIKEEIKSLEKAKLKEEVVARRQRKLLSRHARQKFLEEATLREAELLQELDRERIAEVEKEIERQRVLDLERAKTRELRLSLDLEKERQTQRELQRELEQVESGVRPSRREFSSTHSSRPRERYRERENGRAGNEGTKTSTGITQPETATSSSMVTMPTVVLSGARQFSGQLPTILQSRDRSDECGSSYEENFDGSKDSGDTGSIGDADLVSALEGPSMGFGSSQRHGIRGSKSRQIVERRERDGRREGKWERKH, encoded by the exons ATGGGAAATCTCAGCTGGCTTGCGTTACAAG AGACATTTCCAAAAGTTCGCCCACGCTGTGAAGCCCCTCGACGGGACATGATGTACCCTATGAATTATACTCCATGCCATTATGTTCGGATATCTTGCTTGCGTGGGAGCCCTATAGCAATTTTCTTTGTTCAG TTGATTGGTATTACGGTTACTGGTCTTGAACCGGAGTTTCAACCGATCTTCAACTACTTGCTACCCCACATAATATCAAGCAAGCAGGATGATAATGATATGCATCTTCAG TTGCTTCAAGATATCACAAACCGGCTGGGAGTATTCCTTCCCCAACTAGAG GCTGATCTTAACAGCTTTTCAGAAGCTTCAGAATATGCAACGCGTTTTCTTGCAATGCTTGCTGGTCCCCTCTACCCAATTCTTCGAATTGTAAAGGAAAG GGAAATGGCAAGGTCGGTAGGCAGTATTTCAGAATCTGAAGCTTTGAGGAACAGTCAATCTGCCATAGCTTTGACTGTATCCTCGAATTTTGAG CCGAGGAGATCACGCAACATGTCATCCTTGAATTTTCCCACATCTTGTTACTTAGCTTTTCGTCCAGATGCAATCTTTATTTTACTGAGGAAAGCTTACAAGGATTCTAACCTGGGAAATATTTGCAGAGTG GCCTCTGGGATTCTGTTAAAGTTTCTGGATCCTATTAAAGCACCTGAAGCTTCACTTTCATGTAGTGAAATTACAACTTCAGTGCCTGATGAAGGATCACAATCTGAGCCTTGCACCCCTGCTTCTTTTGCTGATTACTCAGATTTGTTTGGAGATGAATTTCAGATACCAGAATATCAGTGGGACTCCAAGTTCACTAACGTTTTAGATATTGGGCTAGTGGAGGAAGGGATTTTACATGTTCTGTATGCTTGTGTATCCCAG CCTCTGCTCTGCAGCAAGTTGGCAGAAAACACTTCTGATTTTTGGTTGGCATTGCCCCTAGTTCAAGCATTGCTACCAG CACTTCGCCCTAGCATCAACAGTAGTGACCCAATTGATGAAGATTTATCTCTGTGGAAGCAACCTTTTGTACAGAAAGCCCTGTCCCAG ATTGTTGGAACTTCATCTTCATCAGTTTATCGTCCTCTGCTTCGTGCTTGTGCAGGTTACCTATCATCATTTTCACCATCAAAT GGGAGGGCTGCATGTGTGCTCATTGATCTTTGCTCTGGTGTCTTAGCTCCATGGATGCCTCAAGTAATAGCAAAG ATTGACTTAGCACTTGATCTTTTGGAGGACCTTTTACCTGTAATCCAG TGTGCTCGCCACTCATTTGCTCGTGCACGTGCAGCCCTTAAATATATTGTCTTAGCTTTATCTGGGGTTATGGATGATATTTTGGTCAAATATAAG GATGCCAAGCACCAAATGCTTTTTCTTGTTGAGATGCTAGAACCCTACCTTGATCCTGCAATAACCCCTGTACAGAGCATTATAGCCTTTGGGAACGTTTCTTCAGTTTTCCTTGAAAAGCAAGAGAAAAATTGTGCTATCGCATTAAATGTGATTCGCATAGCTGTACAGAAGTCTGCTGTCCTTCCTTCTCTGGAAGCTGAGTGGAGGCGCAGATCAGTTGCTCCAAG TGTACTTCTCTCAGTTTTGGAACCTCACATGCAGCTTCCTTCTGACGTTGACCTTCGCCAATCTCCTAGTGCTGAGCTGCTAGGACCACAATTATTGAATGTTTCACCCTGCAGTGGTGGAGCTTCTTCCAGATCTGGCGGTCATGATGATTCGGACGCAAAAGTTGATTCCGATATGACTGCACAAGCAGACATGCCTGAGGAAGTGAGCCTTCTCTTTGCTCCACCAGAGCTCAATAGAATCTCACTAGTCTCTGGCAGCCTGGAGAAAAAGTGCACAGACTTAAGTTCTGATGTCAAGAAGGAAGTTAATCACATTGACGAACAGGCTACAAACAATCAGTTTGACAATGGTGCGCTATCTGCTAGTGATTATACTGTTGAGTATTCTAATCTGCATGCTGATTACTTTCAGCTTGTGAGTTATCGAGATTGTCAGATGAAAGCTTCCGAATTTAGGCGTTTAGCTATGGACTTGCATTCTCAGTGTGAGATCACTCCCGAGGGTCATGATGCTGCCATAGATGCTTTGCTTTTAGCAGCAGAATGCTATGTTAATCCATTCTTTATGATGTCTTCCCGGGACAGTTCATCTATTATGAACAAACTGAGTACTAAGAAGCCTAGTAAAAATCATGAAGTTTCTGTTCTTCGAAATCTTTTTGAGGAGGACAATGACTTCAAAATTGTAGCAGATCTTGAGAGGAAAAGGGACAAATTTGTTCTTGAAATAATTCTTGAAGCAGCCGAGCTTGACAGGAAGTATCAGCAGAACTTGGACGGGGAATATCCGACTCCCTATGTTGAAGGGAATGACGAAAAACTTGAATTGTCTCAGCAAGATATAAAATCAGCAGATGCTATCACCTTACTTCGTCAAAACCAAGCACTTTTATGCGACTTTTTAATTCATTGTCTGCAGAAGGAGGAGCACCCGACACATGAGATACTACTGCAAATTCTGCTGTTTCTATTGCACTCTGGAACTAGATTGAACTGTCCCCCTGAACTTGTTGTTGACActataataaaatctgcggagcACTTAAACCAGCAGCTGAGATCTTTTTATTATCAATTAAAAGAAGGAACTGGCCAGTTGAATGAGCAGAAGCTGCAAGCAGTTCGACGTCGCTGGATCCTTCTTCAAAGATTGATAATTGCTTCAAGTGGTTGTGATGAAGTGTCAGAGCTTTCAATTAACTACAGGAGTGGTTTTCGGTTTGCTAATCTAGTTCCTGCTTCAGCTTGGCTGCAGAAAATACCTGCATTCTCATCTTCAACTTCTCCCCTTGCCCGATTTCTTGGCTGGATGGCAATATCTCGTAATGCTAAACAGTATCAGAAGGAGAGACTCTTCCTTATCTCAGATCTTCCACAGTTGACGTATCTTCTGTCTATATTTTCTGATGAGCTTGCTGTAATAGGTTACCTGGAGAAGAAAGATGACAAGAAAATTGAAGAATCTGGTAGCAATTCAAATTCCAGGAAAGGGGCTGAAAGTTGTAGTCCACAGAGTGGAGATCAGTCTTTTTCTGTTATATACCCCGACATACGTCAGTTTTTTCCCAGTTTGCAAAAAGACTTTGAAGTTTTTGGGGAATCGATATTGGAGGCTGTTGCTTTGCAATTAAGATCTCTTTCTCCTGCTATTGTACCTGATTTATTATGttggttttctgatttttgtttatgGCCTTTTGTTCAAGAAGAGAACCAATTTTCTTGTAGAAAGTCTAGTGGGTTTGCAAAAGGTTTTGTTGCTAAGAATGCAAAAGCAATTGTCTTTTATGTGCTTGAAGCCATTGTAGCTGAGCATATGGAAGCAGTGGTACCAGAAGTACCGACTTTGATGCAAGTTCTTGTTTCCTTGTGTCGGTCTTCATATTGTGATGTGTCATTTCTCCGCTCAGTGTTACAATTGTTAAAGCCAATTATCTCATATTCTTTGGGAAAATGTGCTGCCAATGAAAACTTAGTGAGTGATGATTCATGTCTTAATTTAGAAGCATTATGCTTTGATGAACTTTTTGACATCATCAAAGATGAGAACCACAGCACTCCAAGAGAGGATGGACTATGCAGGGCAATGCCAATTTTTGTTTTGGCATCAGTGTTTCCTGATCTATCCTTCCGTCGCAAAGTTGAACTATTGCAGTCTTCTATATCCTGTGCTGATTTTGCTTCTTGTGGGCCAACAACTTCATTTCATGATTATCTTTGTGCATATCAGGCTCTTGTAGGAAATTGTAGAGTTTTGCTCCTCGAGACATTGAGAGCCTGGGGTGTCATTCCCTGCACTATATCGCAGTTGTCTGAAACGGATATTTCTGCACCATGTGATGATAGATCTGAACAGTACTCAACTTTTCTTTCGGATATCTGCTGCTGTTCAACTGAGATGAATGAAACGAACATGGACGATAATGCTGTTGTGAACAAAAAATCTCAGCTCAAAGCTGTAGAAGTTGGAATGGTCTTAAAGGACCTAGAGGCACTCATTTCTAAGCTCAATTCAAATATTGAACGATGCTTTAGGATTCACCATAAATTGGCAAAGAGTCTAGCCCTTGTTTCTGCAGAAAGCTTTGTGTACTCAAGATGCTTAACTTTGGTTGCTGAGAAAGTTCCAGTTTCTGAAGGCAGTGAGGAGGGAATTCTGCTCAAGACAGAATCTATTTCTGATTTCACTTATTGTTGGAAAATCAGTCTTGAAGGACTTGCAGAAACGATTCTAGTGCTTCAAGAGAACCATTTGTGGGAGCTCGCTTCTGTGATCCTTGGTTCGGTACTTGCTGTTCCTCAACACTTTTCTTTGGATAGTGTAATTGGCAATGTATGCTCTGCAGTTAAAAATTTCTTGCATGGTGCCCCAAGTATTACTTGGAGGCTTCACAGTGATCAGTGGATTTCTATGCTATTTGAAAGAGGCATCCATAGTTACCATGAATGTCAAGGTTCTCTGATTGATCTGTTCTCTTTCATGCTTTGCCATCCAGAGCCTGAACAACGATTTATTGCACTTAAGCACTTGGGGAAGCTCATAAGCCAAGATGGACATTCTGGGTCTGCTTTATTATGTTCTAGTATTCGTGATAAAGTAACCTTATCAGTAAGCGAGTCTTCTGCATGTGAGCCGATCATATCTGCTATTGTTTCTGGATCGTGGGATCAGGTAGCTTTGCTGGCATCATCTGACCCATCACAGCGTTTAAGAATCCATGCAATGGCACTTCTTGTGAACTATGTGCCATTCTCTGAAAGGCGCAACTTGCAATCATTTCTTGCAGCAGCTGATACAGTTCTACAGTGTTTGACAAAACTATCACAACCAACCTGTGAAGGCCCATTAGCACAGCTCTCGATGTTACTTTTTGCCAGTGCTTGCCTGTACTCTCCAGTTGAAGATATTTCGCTGATTCCTGAAAATATTTGGAGCAGTGTTGAAAGTTTTGCATTAGGAGGAAATG AAAGAGTCCCTGTCAGCCTTGAGAAAAGAATTTGTCAAGCTTTATGTAGGCTGAGAAATGAAGGGGATGAGGCTAAAGAG ATGTTGAAAGAAGCTCTCTCTTCAAATTCGCAGCAGCAAATCGATCCAGATTTTGGTCATACACGCGAAACAATCCTTCAG GTCATAGCTGATTTGTCCGCTGTCAACTCATATTTTGACTTTTTCTCAAAGGAATGTGACCAAAAGGTTCTG GAATTGGAGGAGGCAGAAATTGAAATGGAACTTCTTCAGAAGGAAAAAGCAATGCAGGAATTATCGGCTGAATTTAAAGATTTGCATCAGCTTCCCTTCCTCACTG ATTCGGCAAGGCAAGATAACCGCTTGCAGCAAATCAAAGAGGAAATCAAATCCTT AGAGAAGGCCAAACTCAAAGAGGAGGTTGTAGCACGCAGACAAAGGAAGCTACTCAGTAGGCATGCCCGTCAAAAATTCTTGGAAGAGGCAACTCTTCGCGAAGCTGAACTTCTACAAGAGCTGGATAG AGAGAGGATAGCTGAAGTAGAAAAGGAAATCGAGAGACAACGTGTGCTGGATCTTGAGCGCGCAAAAACCAGGGAGTTGCGACTCAGCCTTGACCTAGAGAAGGAAAGGCAAACACAG